One Corallococcus exiguus DNA segment encodes these proteins:
- a CDS encoding GlsB/YeaQ/YmgE family stress response membrane protein: protein MGICSWLVLGGIAGWLASIIKGTNARMGMFANIVAGIVGAMLGGWVFSFFGGRGVTGFNLYSLLVATVGAVILLSILQAIRK from the coding sequence ATGGGAATCTGCTCGTGGCTGGTGTTGGGCGGTATCGCAGGCTGGCTGGCCAGCATCATCAAGGGCACCAACGCCCGGATGGGGATGTTCGCCAACATCGTCGCCGGCATCGTGGGTGCCATGCTGGGCGGCTGGGTGTTCAGCTTCTTCGGTGGCCGGGGCGTGACAGGCTTCAACCTGTACTCGCTGCTGGTGGCCACGGTGGGCGCGGTCATCCTGCTGTCCATCCTGCAAGCCATCCGGAAATAG